Proteins encoded within one genomic window of Trichoderma asperellum chromosome 2, complete sequence:
- a CDS encoding uncharacterized protein (EggNog:ENOG41): MQPTEGSPPEPPLLSSTGHPLPRRTSGQNSITLRHHQLARDASLKASRGSVPPNQSNDEHSSSPRRNSSGDSNETGQSDAKKWFNQSNQNPTAIFDSNSMDVDPPFFQKESDSSNEDKPYQYPTAEPPMLNAARSSSADDYRSVIDDLTVEIQKLKEELKRYKQNGPDMLRKDKLFEIKIHGLPKRKKRELEATLREFTASLGYSPDTTSSSKRDKKSSRHGTRDGMYSGSGSMSLSKHASSSSGSHTRPVDSAYASMSTGAGSSGTSLNRPQGGSRFKSNEQKVENYLRDIPEGLYPRSLSMTEKEKRKLVVRRLEQIFTGKFAGRHARRNQPNQTAAASNSQAPQGTSGVHSPLRLSSIQQPKLKPSPNSGSELLREARILPHEHHHAGKKSRSQDIGSASNSNEDQMESGGNGNGNGSGSGSNPSPPMPPPPEQRPTRPKDLDPDRIQIPSENMEYIRHLGLVPPELIPDPPERSDNDVHPDADGWVYLNLLCNMAQLHIMNVTPDFVRNAVVDLSSKFQLSPDGRKIRWRGGTDGTKFSSESSGDNSQRSPETDDTANTKAGHRKRQKTGRSTGDSGSSGNQPSKFGPLMTAPSESFHYKPLFVNQQSPNGQSSIEDGTLSSFGPIESNTDSRWGRSGSGASNRRKRLRDGAIIYYSGAPFCTDLSGDPGDISPTTYLLSSEREQTDSQKVQFVRPLPFRSGSGSSTNRRPLSDADLGLGAISEMSTDDGASVPELSIDSGDESSELNLEFPWSDEQQTLEIHPLEPCGLGGVRPEDHFMVVVTTRRSKLDAHGGQHGVKRRKLSEEVTDNIINRLASMSTSSPRPFTSRLPSQGEVSRIGIEYLSGRIRRLEPVPLPPPAIFFPPFSVDSWSEDEYGSDGDDELNSSEEFMSRRANPHQSDDYPDGVDLSSGDEDGEEPDDDVDMAVTEEPASVMDGVSLPGPRRSRASTEAVPGTIRGRSNSASAEVLLRTGGSSAATAGGGVESGNNSSSEGSGSLL; the protein is encoded by the exons ATGCAGCCGACAGAGGGTAGTCCTCCAGAACCACCCCTTCTATCATCGACAGGCCATCCTCTCCCCCGACGAACCTCCGGACAAAATTCCATTACCCTGCGACATCACCAGCTAGCTCGCGATGCCTCCTTGAAAGCCAGCCGCGGGTCAGTTCCACCAAATCAAAGCAATGACGAACATTCGTCATCCCCCCGTCGAAATTCGTCGGGCGATAGCAACGAAACCGGCCAGAGCGATGCCAAGAAATGGTTCAATCAGTCAAACCAAAATCCTACAGCGATCTTTGACAGCAATTCCATGGATG TCGATCCACCGTTCTTTCAAAAAGAATCGGATTCGTCCAATGAAGACAAGCCGTATCAGTATCCAACAGCCGAGCCTCCAATGCTCAACGCcgctcgcagcagcagcgccgatGACTATCGAAGCGTGATCGATGATCTCACCGTGGAGATCCAGAAGTTGAAGGAAGAGCTGAAGCGGTACAAACAGAACGGCCCTGATATGCTTCGAAAAGATAAACTCTTCGAAATTAAGATACATGGGCtaccaaaaaggaaaaagcgcGAATTAGAAGCGACGCTCCGAGAATTTACAGCAAGCCTGGGGTATTCGCCAGATACTACCTCTTCATCGAAGCGCGACAAAAAATCGTCCAGGCATGGTACTCGCGATGGAATGTATTCCGGGTCAGGCTCCATGTCATTATCGAAACAtgcctcgtcttcgtctggATCTCACACACGGCCAGTTGACTCGGCTTATGCGTCTATGTCGACTGGTGCCGGTTCATCTGGAACATCCTTGAATAGGCCACAAGGAGGCTCACGATTCAAGTCCAATGAGCAGAAAGTAGAGAATTACTTGCGCGACATTCCCGAAGGGCTATATCCCCGTTCTCTTTCCATgacagaaaaggaaaagaggaagctTGTGGTCCGACGTCTTGAGCAGATATTCACAGGCAAATTTGCAGGCCGACATGCCCGCCGGAACCAGCCCAATCAAACCGCAGCTGCATCTAATTCGCAGGCCCCACAGGGGACGTCAGGAGTACATTCTCCCCTGCGTCTCTCTTCTATCCAACAGCCGAAACTTAAACCAAGTCCAAATTCTGGATCCGAGCTTCTCCGTGAAGCTCGAATTCTTCCCCATGAACATCATCACGCaggaaagaaaagcagaTCGCAAGACATAGGCTCCGCATCCAACTCCAACGAAGATCAGATGGAATCAGGGGGTaacggcaatggcaatggtaGTGGCTCGGGATCAAACCCATCTCCGCCCATGCCACCACCTCCTGAACAGCGACCCACGAGGCCCAAAGACCTCGATCCTGATCGCATTCAAATCCCATCCGAAAACATGGAGTACATCAGACATTTAGGTCTAGTCCCTCCAGAGCTGATACCCGATCCACCAGAGCGTTCAGACAACGACGTTCACCCCGATGCGGATGGTTGGGTTTATTTGAACCTGCTCTGCAACATGGCGCAGCTGCACATAATGAATGTCACCCCAGATTTTGTTCGTAATGCCGTCGTTGACCTCAGTTCCAAATTTCAGCTGTCGCCAGATGGCCGAAAGATAAGATGGCGCGGTGGTACAGACGGCACCAAATTCAGTAGCGAGAGCTCGGGTGACAATTCCCAGCGAAGCCCCGAAACAGACGACACTGCGAACACAAAAGCAGGGCATCGTAAGAGGCAGAAAACAGGACGCTCAACGGGAGACTCTGGGAGCTCGGGCAATCAGCCATCTAAATTTGGGCCACTGATGACTGCGCCCTCTGAAAGTTTTCACTACAAGCCCCTATTCGTTAATCAGCAATCGCCCAATGGGCAATCATCGATAGAGGACGGTACATTGTCGTCCTTCGGTCCCATCGAAAGCAATACAGACTCGCGGTGGGGTCGGAGCGGCTCTGGCGCCTCTAATCGTCGTAAACGTCTCCGGGACGGCGCTATTATCTATTATAGTGGTGCTCCGTTCTGTACCGACCTATCAGGCGACCCGGGAGATATATCGCCTACGACCTATTTATTATCCAGTGAAAGAGAACAGACGGACTCTCAAAAAGTACAGTTTGTTCGTCCATTGCCCTTCCGATCAGGATCAGGCTCTTCTACGAATAGACGACCCCTGAGTGACGCCGACCTCGGCCTGGGTGCCATTTCCGAGATGAGCACGGATGATGGGGCTAGCGTACCTGAGCTTTCGATTGACTCGGGTGATGAATCTAGCGAGCTCAATCTGGAATTTCCCTGGAGCGATGAGCAGCAGACTCTCGAGATTCATCCGCTTGAGCCCTGCGGTCTTGGTGGTGTGCGGCCAGAAGATCACTTCATGGTGGTGGTAACGACGAGGCGCTCAAAGCTTGATGCTCACGGCGGCCAACACGGCGTGAAGCGGCGCAAACTTTCCGAAGAAGTAACCGACAACATTATTAATCGGCTGGCTTCAATGTCAACGTCGTCGCCTCGCCCGTTTACTAGTCGATTGCCATCACAAGGCGAAGTATCTAGGATTGGAATCGAATACTTGTCCGGCCGCATTAGACGCCTGGAACCAGTACCGCTCCCTCCGCCTGCCATATTTTTCCCGCCTTTTAGCGTAGACTCGTGGTCGGAGGATGAATATGGATCCGATGGAGACGACGAGCTTAATTCTTCCGAAGAGTTTATGAGTCGACGGGCAAACCCTCATCAGTCTGATGACTATCCCGACGGGGTGGACCTGAGCAGCGGCGACGAGGACGGTGAAGAGCCCGACGACGATGTTGACATGGCGGTAACTGAGGAACCAGCCAGTGTCATGGACGGGGTTTCACTACCGGGTCCACGCAGATCACGGGCCAGCACGGAGGCAGTCCCAGGGACTATTCGTGGAAGAAGCAATAGCGCTAGTGCAGAGGTGTTGCTCCGCACTGGAGGCAGCTCCGCGGCGACTGCAGGAGGCGGCGTCGAGAGCGGGAACAACAGCAGCTCCGAGGGGAGTGGCTCATTGTTATGA
- a CDS encoding uncharacterized protein (SECRETED:SignalP(1-19)): MRLQLGSALVAGLAVAADASVSKEDVKPAEVKNVAIIGAGAAGASAAYHLRQYAEEANVKVNITIFEKTDRIGGRTLTVDAYGDPSQPIELGASIFVGVNHILYNGTKNFNLTIGSNYRVANSQDDITAIWDGESFVYETTEGTSWWWDAGKLWWRYGMSPYRAVNLVKEVVGKFLKLYEQPYFPFRSLTARTYELGLVEITGITGEQFLAQNKIDEKFSRHIIQAATRVNYASNLAYLHGLETMVSFATDGAMSVNGGNWRIFEQMVKNSGATLYHNITVSAIAFAKEKTLSSAPKYEISTASTVSSSTESEVVGTVFDDVIIASPWQFSNIEAGEGVIQHHIEEIPYTKLHVTLFASPHKLDPEFFKLPPGSTAPSNVYTTLAEGEEPKEGAEGVGKTGFYSVSTLRTTLNPKTNKTEFVYKIFSPKPVTPQFLSELFGVKVPEAFTSGENGGENGGVDPISWYYPHWFYSYPIELPRVTFQDPILGSGLYYTSGIESFISTMETSALMGMNVARLIVDDAAGISREEVPAAVSEEDLGLKKVKVELVVEEPGEL, encoded by the exons ATGCGGCTGCAATTGGGCTCGGCCTTGGTGGCGGGATTAGCCGTTGCCGCGGATGCTTCCGTGTCGAAAGAAGACGTGAAGCCGGCTGAAGTCAAAAATGTTGCTATTATCG gagctggagctgccggGGCCTCAGCTGCGTACCATCTCCGACAATATGCAGAGGAAGCAAACGTCAAGGTCAACATCACAATCTTTGAAAAGACAGACCGCATTGGCGGCCGCACGCTGACCGTCGACGCGTATGGCGACCCGTCGCAGCCCATTGAGCTGGGCGCATCCATCTTCGTCGGCGTCAACCACATCCTCTACAACGGCACCAAGAACTTCAACCTGACCATTGGCTCCAACTACCGCGTTGCCAACAGTCAGGATGACATCACGGCCATCTGGGACGGCGAGAGCTTCGTCTACGAGACGACGGAGGGCACCTCCTGGTGGTGGGACGCGGGCAAGCTGTGGTGGCGGTACGGCATGAGTCCCTACCGGGCTGTCAATCTGGTCAAGGAGGTTGTGGGCAAGTTCTTGAAGCTGTACGAGCAGCCGTATTTCCCGTTTCGGTCGCTGACGGCGAGGACGTATGAGCTGGGGCTGGTGGAGATCACGGGGATCACGGGGGAGCAGTTTCTTGCGCAGAACAAg ATTGATGAAAAGTTTTCGAGACACATTATTCAGGCTGCTACGAGGGTCAACTATGCGTCGAATCTGGCGTACCTCCATGGATTGGAGACCATG GTCTCGTTTGCTACGGATGGCGCCATGTCCGTCAATGGGGGCAATTGGCGTATTTTCGAGCAAATGGTCAAAAACAGTGGCGCTACGCTGTATCATAACATCACTGTCTCTGCTATTGCCTTTGCAAAGGAGAAGACTTTATCTTCAGCACCCAAGTATGAGATTTCAACTGCTTCGACCGTTTCATCATCTACTGAGTCAGAAGTGGTTGGCACGGTATTCGATGATGTAATTATCGCCTCTCCTTGGCAATTCAGCAACATCGAAGCCGGGGAGGGAGTCATCCAACATCACATTGAAGAGATTCCTTATACAAAGCTCCACGTTACGCTCTTCGCTTCTCCCCACAAACTAGATCCCGAGTTCTTCAAGCTGCCTCCAGGAAGCACAGCCCCCAGCAACGTATATACGACTCTCGCTGAGGGCGAGGAGCCGAAGGAGGGGGCCGAAGGGGTTGGCAAGACGGGCTTCTACTCTGTCAGCACGCTCAGGACGACGCTCAACCCAAAGACGAACAAGACGGAGTTTGTGTACAAGATCTTTTCGCCAAAGCCCGTGACCCCACAGTTCCTGTCCGAGCTTTTTGGCGTCAAAGTGCCAGAGGCTTTTACATCTGGGGAAAATGGGGGCGAGAACGGCGGTGTGGATCCGATTTCGTGGTACTACCCTCATTGGTTTTACTCGTACCCGATTGAGCTTCCGCGCGTGACGTTCCAGGACCCTATTCTGGGAAGTGGATTGTACTACACCTCTGGCATTGAAAGCTTCATCTCGACGATGGAGACGAGTGCTTTGATGGGCATGAATGTGGCAAGGCTAATTGTGGATGACGCGGCCGGCATTTCTCGGGAGGAGGTTCCTGCTGCTGTGAGTGAGGAGGATCTGGGGCTGAAGAAGGTCAAGGTGGAGTTGGTTGTTGAAGAGCCCGGCGAGCTGTAA